In the Gemmatimonadota bacterium genome, one interval contains:
- a CDS encoding MotA/TolQ/ExbB proton channel family protein produces the protein MITVYRAIALFQEYALQDPQTGETIRGAAVAPLLSFAHMGVMRWPITFCAAMVFILAGRSIWRIQQSEPGQARLARSTIDGSLFWGAYALALGVLATIIGFMVAAQSVEAVGRVETGLVWGGVKVALSTTVYGLLIFLVAALVWVGLRGWHRRAVLAS, from the coding sequence ATGATCACCGTGTACCGCGCCATCGCGCTGTTCCAGGAGTACGCCCTGCAGGATCCGCAGACGGGCGAGACGATCCGCGGAGCCGCGGTCGCGCCCTTGCTCTCGTTCGCCCACATGGGCGTGATGCGGTGGCCGATCACGTTCTGCGCGGCGATGGTCTTCATCCTGGCCGGGCGCTCCATCTGGCGGATCCAGCAGAGCGAGCCGGGACAGGCGCGTCTCGCCCGCAGCACCATCGACGGCAGCCTGTTCTGGGGCGCCTATGCACTGGCGCTGGGCGTGCTCGCCACCATCATCGGCTTCATGGTGGCGGCACAGTCGGTCGAGGCCGTGGGTCGGGTGGAGACCGGCCTCGTCTGGGGAGGCGTGAAGGTGGCCCTGTCCACCACGGTGTACGGTCTGCTGATCTTCCTGGTCGCCGCGCTGGTGTGGGTGGGGCTGCGGGGGTGGCACCGGCGGGCGGTCCTGGCCAGCTGA
- a CDS encoding TonB-dependent receptor, giving the protein MRKRMRRLGWGAGLALLTWMGGGGDAAAQTSGGGGALDRPARLDIGAGSLGDALEALRRSSGVALAYSPDVVPLGRSVSCACQDLSVGEALRRLLEGLDLEVRVVRNQVLIGRSGSSASTGSLTGIVREAGGARPVAAAEVHIVAIGAAGINDAASRTTVRTSLSDADGRFRVDGLPAGPFRVDVNALGYETGTRMVEVAAGQTAGVDVELAFAPIPLREMVIAPGSFGVLEAAPAATGITVTREDIEATPQIGDDVFRTLKRMPGVSTDDISTRLNVRGSTDRDLLVRLDGLELYEPYHLRDLDGALGIVDVQTLGSVDLITGGFPVEFGDKSAGVFDMRTRSAPPEGTRTIAGLSLSTLSLSSQGNFGDGRGQWLGSLRRGFLEYILAAADVEDDLDPRYWDVLGRVQYLFGGRDLVSAEVLLAGDQMGWFDDETGSRVDSDWSSAYGWLTWKRDRGGRVRVETLASVGGLSRDRTGVVENPNRGEFTPLSARVSDVADFRFAGLKQDWQIDLADDLLLKLGADLRWGDGEYDYTRRTARLAVGTDRRLFVAADSAAWAAQPDGTELGAYVALRARLGSHLSAEAGLRYERWQHLDADGLGPRLLARWDLGRATNVRASVGRYLQGQGIQDLAIQDGEERFHAPERVDQVALGVEHRFTAGYTVRLEGYRKAVEDPRPVWVNLSREVNPVAEVEADRTRLLPDRGRARGLEAIVTRDGAGALAWSLSYAWSRAEDRIDGRWAPRVLDQTHVLNARFAWDLRPGWQLSGSWQYHTGWPFTEQILDVVVAESEDGSQLVDVIERGFGPINEGRLPAYHRLDLRMTRAFRFERSTLEVFLDVFNVYDRINLRGYEWFLQEQGGVLRAARDSGEEQLPRLPTLGVRWVF; this is encoded by the coding sequence ATGAGGAAGCGGATGCGTCGTCTCGGATGGGGAGCCGGTCTGGCCCTGCTGACCTGGATGGGCGGAGGCGGAGACGCGGCGGCCCAGACCTCGGGCGGGGGAGGAGCGCTCGACCGCCCGGCTCGTCTCGACATCGGCGCGGGCTCCCTGGGCGATGCGCTCGAGGCCCTGCGCCGGAGCTCGGGCGTGGCGCTCGCCTACAGTCCGGACGTGGTGCCCCTGGGCCGCTCGGTATCCTGCGCCTGCCAGGACCTGTCCGTGGGCGAGGCGTTGCGTCGGCTCCTGGAGGGGCTGGACCTGGAGGTGCGCGTGGTGCGCAACCAGGTGCTGATCGGGCGATCGGGGTCCTCGGCGTCCACCGGGTCGCTGACGGGGATCGTCCGTGAAGCCGGGGGCGCACGTCCCGTCGCCGCCGCCGAGGTGCACATCGTGGCCATCGGCGCTGCGGGTATCAACGACGCGGCGTCGCGCACCACCGTGCGGACCTCCCTGTCCGACGCCGACGGCCGGTTCCGGGTGGACGGGCTCCCCGCGGGCCCGTTCCGCGTGGACGTGAACGCACTGGGCTACGAAACAGGCACGCGCATGGTGGAGGTCGCCGCGGGGCAGACCGCGGGCGTGGACGTCGAGCTGGCGTTCGCGCCCATCCCGCTCCGGGAGATGGTCATCGCACCGGGCAGCTTCGGGGTGCTGGAGGCCGCTCCCGCGGCAACCGGGATCACGGTCACGCGGGAGGACATCGAGGCCACGCCCCAGATCGGCGACGACGTGTTCCGCACGCTCAAGCGCATGCCGGGCGTATCGACGGACGACATCTCCACCCGGCTCAACGTGCGCGGCAGCACGGACCGAGATCTCCTCGTGCGCCTCGACGGACTCGAGCTGTACGAACCCTATCACCTCCGCGACCTCGACGGTGCGCTCGGCATCGTGGACGTGCAGACGCTGGGCTCGGTCGACCTGATCACCGGCGGGTTCCCGGTCGAATTCGGGGACAAGTCCGCGGGTGTGTTCGACATGCGCACGCGCAGCGCACCGCCGGAGGGGACGCGCACCATCGCGGGGCTCAGCTTGAGCACCCTCTCGCTCAGCAGCCAGGGCAACTTCGGGGACGGACGCGGCCAGTGGCTCGGGTCGCTGCGTCGCGGCTTCCTGGAGTACATCCTGGCCGCGGCGGATGTGGAGGACGACCTCGACCCACGCTACTGGGATGTGCTGGGTCGCGTGCAGTACCTCTTCGGCGGACGGGACCTGGTCTCCGCCGAGGTGCTTCTCGCGGGCGATCAGATGGGATGGTTCGACGATGAAACGGGATCGCGCGTGGACAGCGACTGGTCGAGCGCCTACGGCTGGCTCACATGGAAGCGCGACCGCGGTGGACGGGTGCGGGTGGAGACGCTGGCCTCGGTCGGCGGCTTGAGCCGCGACCGCACGGGCGTGGTGGAGAACCCCAATCGCGGTGAGTTCACGCCGCTGTCGGCTCGCGTCTCCGACGTGGCGGACTTCCGCTTCGCGGGGCTGAAGCAGGACTGGCAGATCGACCTGGCGGACGACCTGCTGCTCAAGCTCGGCGCGGATCTACGGTGGGGGGACGGCGAGTACGACTACACCCGTCGAACCGCGCGTCTCGCCGTGGGCACCGACCGGCGTCTGTTCGTCGCGGCGGACTCGGCCGCCTGGGCGGCGCAGCCGGACGGCACCGAGCTCGGTGCGTACGTCGCGCTGCGCGCCCGACTGGGATCGCACCTGAGCGCGGAGGCAGGGCTCCGCTACGAGCGATGGCAACACCTGGATGCGGACGGGCTGGGCCCCCGGCTGCTGGCGCGCTGGGATCTCGGTCGCGCCACCAACGTCCGTGCGAGCGTGGGCCGCTACCTGCAGGGCCAGGGGATCCAGGACCTGGCCATCCAGGACGGCGAGGAGCGCTTCCACGCACCCGAGCGGGTGGACCAGGTCGCGCTCGGCGTCGAGCACCGCTTCACCGCCGGGTACACGGTGCGGCTCGAGGGCTACCGCAAGGCCGTGGAGGATCCGCGGCCGGTCTGGGTGAACCTCTCCCGCGAGGTCAATCCGGTGGCGGAGGTGGAGGCGGATCGCACCCGGCTGCTGCCCGACCGGGGCCGGGCGCGCGGGCTCGAGGCCATCGTGACACGCGACGGCGCGGGCGCGCTCGCGTGGTCGCTCAGCTATGCGTGGTCCCGCGCCGAAGACCGGATCGACGGGCGCTGGGCACCGCGCGTGCTCGACCAGACCCATGTGCTCAATGCCCGCTTCGCCTGGGACCTGCGGCCGGGATGGCAGCTCAGCGGCTCCTGGCAGTATCACACCGGGTGGCCGTTCACGGAGCAGATCCTGGACGTCGTGGTGGCGGAATCGGAGGACGGCAGCCAGCTCGTGGACGTGATCGAGCGCGGCTTCGGTCCGATCAACGAAGGACGTCTGCCGGCGTACCACCGTCTGGACCTGCGCATGACCCGTGCGTTCCGCTTCGAGCGCAGCACGCTCGAGGTGTTCCTGGACGTGTTCAACGTCTACGACCGTATCAACCTGCGGGGCTACGAGTGGTTCCTGCAGGAACAGGGTGGCGTGCTCCGCGCCGCGCGCGATTCCGGGGAAGAGCAGTTGCCGCGGCTCCCCACCCTGGGAGTGCGCTGGGTCTTCTGA
- a CDS encoding VOC family protein — protein MSDLPCPSAVVFVHDLHHVTRFYRALASMDVVHEDDVHVVLGLAGFELVVHLLRNEPPVVLDERGLPPVREDCYLKVCLPVASIAAARDVAVANGGRILPPEREWESRGVRACEGWDPEGNVLQVRQASQ, from the coding sequence GTGTCGGATCTCCCCTGTCCCAGCGCCGTGGTATTCGTGCACGACCTGCACCACGTCACCCGGTTCTATCGGGCGCTGGCCTCGATGGACGTCGTGCACGAGGACGACGTCCACGTCGTGCTGGGGCTCGCGGGCTTCGAGCTCGTCGTCCACCTCCTGCGGAACGAGCCGCCCGTCGTCCTCGACGAGCGGGGTCTGCCGCCGGTGCGCGAGGATTGCTACCTGAAGGTGTGCCTGCCGGTCGCCAGCATCGCCGCGGCCCGTGACGTCGCCGTCGCGAACGGCGGTCGGATCCTGCCGCCCGAACGCGAGTGGGAGTCCCGCGGAGTGCGGGCCTGTGAGGGATGGGACCCCGAGGGGAACGTCCTCCAGGTGCGGCAGGCGTCGCAGTAG
- a CDS encoding helix-turn-helix transcriptional regulator, which yields MGDESADLQALSRSINTILILGVLKDEEKHGYQIALDVADVSSGLFELRHGTLYPVLHRMEKQGWISGRWQKQDGRRRRVYRITAEGRRYLTGEADRFETLAESVLALVRGPRHATP from the coding sequence ATGGGTGACGAGTCCGCCGACCTGCAGGCGCTGTCCCGGAGCATCAACACCATCCTGATCCTCGGCGTCCTCAAGGACGAGGAGAAGCACGGGTACCAGATCGCGCTCGACGTGGCCGACGTCAGCTCCGGCTTGTTCGAGCTGCGCCATGGGACGCTGTATCCGGTGCTGCACCGCATGGAGAAGCAGGGCTGGATCTCCGGGCGTTGGCAGAAGCAGGACGGACGGCGTCGCCGGGTCTATCGCATCACCGCGGAGGGTCGGCGTTACCTGACCGGCGAGGCGGACCGCTTCGAGACGCTCGCCGAGAGCGTGCTGGCACTCGTCCGGGGACCGCGCCATGCCACACCCTGA